The Anaerolineae bacterium genomic interval GGAACTGCTGATCAGGTTTGAAGAGGAATATTCGCCGGTGGCCCAATTGATCGAGTTGGGCCGCCAAAAGGGATATGTGACTTTAGATGATATCCTGCATTATTTCCCCGAGGCCGAGCAGGATGTGGACCAACTGGAAGAGGCCTTTGCCGCCTTGTTGAGCGCGGGTATTCCTTATGTGGAAGACGAGATTATTGAGGAACCCTCGGAAGAAGAGTTGGAAGAAGAGGAAGAGGAAGAGGAGAAGGAGCGCCTTCGCCGTGCCGAAGCCGATGAAGAGGACTACCTGGCCAACATTGACACCGATGATATGATCGGCCTGTACCTTAAGGAGGTGGGGCGAATCCCGTTGCTCACGGCGGAAGAGGAAGTGGAACTGGCCCAAAAGATCGAGGCGGGACGCCAGGCGCGCGCCGAACTGGCCAAAGGGAATGTATCGCCGGAGCGGCGCGAGGAACTGCGCCGCCTCATCGAGGAAGGCTGGCAGGCGCGAGAACGCCTGATCACGGCGAACTCCCGCCTGGTCATCAGCGTGGCGAAGAAGTACATGGGCCGCGGGGTCTCCTTCCTCGATCTCATTCAGGAGGGAAACATCGGCCTCATCCGCGCCACCAAGAAGTTCGACTGGCGGCGTGGACACAAGTTCAGCACTTACGCCACCTGGTGGATCCGTCAGGCGGTGACGCGGGCCATCGCCGACCAGGGGCGCACCATCCGCGTCCCGGTGCACATGGGTGACCAGATCAACCGTTTGCTGCGGGTGCAGCATCAACTGACGCAAAAGTTGGGGCGCGATCCGACGATTGAGGAGCTGGCCGAGGCGCTGGAAGTGCCCCCCAAGAAGGTGGAGCACATGATCCAGGTGGCCCGGCGCCCGCTTTCGTTGGAAATGCCCACCGACGACGAGGAAGATTCAGTGTTGGGTGACTTCGTCCAGGACAGCGACGCCCCGGCACCGGACGAGGCGGCCATTCAAAACCTGTTGCGCCAGCAGTTGGAAGAGGTGCTCAAGACGCTCCCGCCCCGGGAGGTGCGCATCCTGCAACTGCGCTATGGGCTGCTGGACGGCCAGGCGTACACCTTGGAAGAGGTAGGCCGCAAGATGGGCGTGACGCGCGAGCGCGTGCGGCAGATCGAGGCGCAAGCCCTGAGCCGCCTGCGCCAGCCGAACATCCGGCGGCAGTTGCAGGAGTACCTGGATTAGCCCTCCCGTGGCCCTGGAACATCAAAAGGCAGCGCCCAGATGGCGCTGCCTTTTTGCGTTCGCTCGGTAAAAGACCGGGGTCTATTGCTGACCGAGGAAGGGGAGCAGTTCCTGCGGGATGGCCGGGTCTTGCGGCACGATGTTCTGCCAACCATCGTGGATTTCGATCTCGGCCTTGGCCCGCACCTCGCTGAGCCAGTCC includes:
- a CDS encoding sigma-70 family RNA polymerase sigma factor gives rise to the protein MLIRFEEEYSPVAQLIELGRQKGYVTLDDILHYFPEAEQDVDQLEEAFAALLSAGIPYVEDEIIEEPSEEELEEEEEEEEKERLRRAEADEEDYLANIDTDDMIGLYLKEVGRIPLLTAEEEVELAQKIEAGRQARAELAKGNVSPERREELRRLIEEGWQARERLITANSRLVISVAKKYMGRGVSFLDLIQEGNIGLIRATKKFDWRRGHKFSTYATWWIRQAVTRAIADQGRTIRVPVHMGDQINRLLRVQHQLTQKLGRDPTIEELAEALEVPPKKVEHMIQVARRPLSLEMPTDDEEDSVLGDFVQDSDAPAPDEAAIQNLLRQQLEEVLKTLPPREVRILQLRYGLLDGQAYTLEEVGRKMGVTRERVRQIEAQALSRLRQPNIRRQLQEYLD